The genomic window CCTGCGCACCCTGCCGGAGTCCGCGACCCGCGAGCTCATCCCGATGGTGTCCGTCCCCGCCGCCCTCGACGCCGTCCGTAACGGCGAGGCCGAGGCCGCGTTCGTCCCGATCGAGAACTCCGTGGAGGGCGGCATCACGACCACGCTCGACGAGCTGGTCGCCGGGGCCCCGCTGATGATCTACCGCGAGGTGCTCCTCTCGATCACCTTCGCGCTGCTGGTCCGCCCGGGCACCAAGCTCTCGGACATCAAGACGGTCACCGCGCACCCGGCCGCCCAGCCGCAGGTCCGCAACTGGATGAAGGCCAACCTCCCGCCCGACGTCGTCTGGGAGTCCGCCGCCTCGAACGCCGACGGCGCCCGCCTCGTCCAGGAGGGCCGTTACGACGCCGCCTTCGCCGGTGAGTTCGCGGCCTCGCGGTACGGCCTGGAGGCCCTGGAGACCGAGATCCACGATGCGGAGAACGCCCAGACCCGGTTCGTCCTGGTCGGCCGTCCCGCCCGGCCCGCCGCCCCGACCGGCGCCGACAAGACCTCCGTCGTCATCTGGCAGCGCGACGACCACCCCGGCGGACTGCGTGATCTGCTCGGCGAGTTCGCCGTCCGCGGTGTCAACCTGATGCTGCTGCAGTCCCGCCCCACCGGCGAGGGCATCGGCAACTACTGCTTCGCCATCGACGCCGAGGGTCACATCTCCGACCGCCGGGTGGCCGAGGCCCTGATGGGCCTGAAGCGCGTCTGCCTACAGGTGCGTTTCCTCGGTTCGTACCCGCGTGCGGACGCCACGACGGCGAAGATCCGGCCCACGCTGCCGGGGACCTCCGACACCGAGTTCGTGGCCGCGTCGGACTGGGTGGCGCGCTGCCAGGACGGCCGGTTCTAGGACAGCCCTGCCGCCGGTCCTACCTGCTTATTTTTTTGTCCACAGAAGTTATCCACAGGTGGGCTTCTCGACCTGGGGACAAGTCGACAACGCGGTGCCACTTGGTCGACAAATCACCTTCGAGGGCCCCACTGCGTCCACAACCCCGTCGGTCACCCTTCGTCCACGCGTTTCCTC from Streptomyces sp. DSM 40750 includes these protein-coding regions:
- the pheA gene encoding prephenate dehydratase: MPASYVYLGPEGTFTEVALRTLPESATRELIPMVSVPAALDAVRNGEAEAAFVPIENSVEGGITTTLDELVAGAPLMIYREVLLSITFALLVRPGTKLSDIKTVTAHPAAQPQVRNWMKANLPPDVVWESAASNADGARLVQEGRYDAAFAGEFAASRYGLEALETEIHDAENAQTRFVLVGRPARPAAPTGADKTSVVIWQRDDHPGGLRDLLGEFAVRGVNLMLLQSRPTGEGIGNYCFAIDAEGHISDRRVAEALMGLKRVCLQVRFLGSYPRADATTAKIRPTLPGTSDTEFVAASDWVARCQDGRF